The sequence ATGAACAACCTCCTGCTCTGCCTGCGGGACAAGGGGAACACGATCCTGGTCGTCGAGCACAAGCCGGAGACGATCCGGATCGCCGACCACGTCGTCGACCTCGGGCCCGGCGCGGGCACCGACGGCGGGCGGCTCTGCTACGCCGGGGACATCGACGGCCTGCGCGCGTCCGGCACGCTCACCGGGCGGCACCTCGACCACCGCGTCACGCTGCGGGAGCACGTCCGCGAACCGGCGGGCCACCTGAGGATCAGCGGCGCGAAGCTGCACAACCTGCGTGACGTCAGCGTGGACGTCCCGCTCGGCGTCCTCACCGTGGTCACCGGCGTGGCCGGCTCGGGGAAGTCGTCGCTGATCCACGGCTCGCTGGCGCACCGCGACGGCGTCGTCGTGGTCGACCAGTCCGCGATCCGCGGGTCCCGCCGGTCCAACCCGGCCACCTACACCGGCCTGCTCGACCCGATCCGCGCCGCCTTCGCCAAGGCCAACGGCGTGAAGGCGAGCCTGTTCAGCGCCAACTCCGAAGGCGCCTGCCCGAAGTGCAAGGGCCTCGGCGTGATCTACACGGACCTGGCGATGATGGCCGGGGTCGCGTCGGCCTGCGAGGAGTGCGAGGGCCGCCGGTTCACGCCGGAGGTGCTGACGTACGAGCTGCGCGGCAAGAACATCAGCGAGGTCTTCGGGATGTCCGTCGCCGAGGCGCGCGAGTTCTTCGCCACCGGCACCGCGCGGACGGTGCTCGACCGGCTCGCCGACGTCGGCCTCGGCTACCTGACGCTCGGCCAGCCGCTGACCACGCTCTCCGGCGGCGAACGGCAGCGGCTCAAGCTGGCGATCCGGATGGCCGAAAAGGGCTCGACCTACATCCTCGACGAACCGACCACCGGCCTGCACCTCGCCGACGTCGACCAGCTGCTCGCGCTGATGGACCGGATCGTCGACGCGGGCAACACGGTGATCGTGATCGAGCACCACCAGGCCGTGATGGCCCACGCCGACTGGCTGATCGACCTCGGCCCGGGCGCCGGGCACGACGGCGGGCGCGTGGTGTTCGAAGGAACCCCGGCGGCGCTCGTCGAGAACGCTTCCACGCTCACCGCCCGCCACCTGCGCGAATACCTGGGGAAGCCGTGAACGCGACCGGACTGCTCGAAGTGACCGCGGTGCGGCGCGTGACCCCGCGCACCACCCGCGTCACCTTCACCGGCGACGGCCTCGACGCCCTGGAGCCGTGGCCGGACCAGCAGCTCAAGCTCCTCTTCCCGCCGCGGGGCCGCCCGGTGCGACTGCCCGAGGCCGACGCTGACGTGATGCGCTGGTACCAGGCGTACCTGGCGATCCCCGAGGACGAGCGCCCGCTGATGCGCAGCTACACCGTGCGGAACCGCGGCAAGAACACGATCGACGTCGACTTCGTGCTGCACCCCGGCGAGGCGGGCCCGGCCACGGCTTGGGCCCGCTCCGCAGCGCCCGGCCAGGTCCTCGGCCGTTACGGCCCGGACGCGGCCTACCGCCGTCCGGTCCCGGCGGCGGACACGGTGCTGCTCGCCGGGGACGAGACAGCACTGCCCGCGATCGCCACCTTGCTGTCCGAAGTGGACAACGCGGTGGTGTTCGTCGAAGTCGCAGACGCGGCCGAGGAACAACCACTGCCGGACGTCCGCTGGGTGCACCGTGACGGCGCCGAGCACGGAACCCGGCTGCTGGCCGCGGTGCGCGACGTGCCGTTGCCCGCCGGTTCGGCGGCGTGGATCGCCGGCGAGGCGTCGACGGTCCGTGCCCTGCGACGGCATCTCGTCGAGCGAGGCCTCGACAAGAGCGCCATCGAGTTCACCGGCTACTGGCGGCGCAAGCTGACCCAGGACGACGCCCCGACCCCGGAAGACCTGGCCGACGCGCGGGAAAAGCTCGGCGGCTGAGCCCGCGTCACCACGTGACCGGCAGGCTGTGCACCCCGTACACCAGCATGTCGTCCTTGAACGCCAGCTCCTCCACCGGAACGGCGAGCCGCAGGTCCGGGATCCGGCGGTAGAGCGTCCCGTACACCACCTGCAGCTCCACCCGAGCCAGCGTCTGGCCGAGACACTGGTGCACGCCGTAGCCGAAGGCCACGTGGTGACGCGCTTCCCGGGTCACGTCGAGGCGGTCCGCGTCCTCGAACACCGCTTCGTCGCGGTTCGCCACGTCCCCGGCCGCGATGATGCCCTCGCCCGCACGGATCACT is a genomic window of Amycolatopsis lexingtonensis containing:
- a CDS encoding siderophore-interacting protein gives rise to the protein MNATGLLEVTAVRRVTPRTTRVTFTGDGLDALEPWPDQQLKLLFPPRGRPVRLPEADADVMRWYQAYLAIPEDERPLMRSYTVRNRGKNTIDVDFVLHPGEAGPATAWARSAAPGQVLGRYGPDAAYRRPVPAADTVLLAGDETALPAIATLLSEVDNAVVFVEVADAAEEQPLPDVRWVHRDGAEHGTRLLAAVRDVPLPAGSAAWIAGEASTVRALRRHLVERGLDKSAIEFTGYWRRKLTQDDAPTPEDLADAREKLGG